Below is a genomic region from Gemmatimonadota bacterium.
TGGCCTGGCGCACAGCATCGACCAGCGTCTCGCCGCGAGCGAGAAGCGCTGTAATGGCAGCCGAGTAGGTGCAGCCCGTCCCGTGGGTGTGGGGGGTGTCGATGCGGGGGGCGGCCAGGCGCACGAACGCGGCGCCATCGTAGAAGAGATCGACCGCCTCCTCGCCGGGAAGCTGCCCGCCCTTCACGAGCACCGCCGCGGCGCCG
It encodes:
- a CDS encoding bifunctional hydroxymethylpyrimidine kinase/phosphomethylpyrimidine kinase; translation: GAAAVLVKGGQLPGEEAVDLFYDGAAFVRLAAPRIDTPHTHGTGCTYSAAITALLARGETLVDAVRQAKDFISRAIASAPGLGHGHGPVDHWA